A window of Opisthocomus hoazin isolate bOpiHoa1 chromosome 11, bOpiHoa1.hap1, whole genome shotgun sequence genomic DNA:
tttttcctcatgttgagacggaacttcctgtgcctcagtttgtgcccattgccccttgtcctgtcactgggcaccactgaaaagagtctggccccatcctcctgacacccatcctgcagatatttataagcatttatgaggtccccttgcagccttctcggTTCTCCAGCGCTGTCTGCTCCGCAGGGTGGGTGGGGGAGCTGGACGACTTCGCCCTGCACGGGGGCTGCCTGGTCACCCGGGGCACCAAGTGGATCGCCAACAACTGGATCAACGTGGATCCTGACCGCCGGCGGCAGCTGCAGTTCCAGCGGGAGATGGAGCGCTAcgcgggcagcgcggccccggccgAGTGGACAGTGGACAAGGCCTACAGCGGGGTGCACCTCGAGctgtagggggggggggggggggagggggcgcgcaCGTGGCTTTTTCCCGCGCTGGGCGGGGGGGCGGAGCTAATAAAGCGTGGGGAGCGAGGCGGTGCCGCCGCGTGCTGTGTGGGCGGGGCGGCAGGGCCCGGCCAAtgagcggcgggcggggcggcggcggcgccaagATGGAGTCGGTGGCGCTGGTGGCGCCGGTGACGGCGCTGGAGTTCGCGGGGGACGTGCTGCTGGCCGGtgagcccggggccgggccggggcggcgggaacgGGCCCGGGCCTGGTGGCTGACGCGGTGTCCCGCAGGCACGGGCCCGGAGGTGGCGGCGTTCCGGCTGagcggcggcgggccggcggcggcggcgggccggcggAGCGTGCTGCGTGAGGCCAGTGTGCAGGGGCTGCGGGCcgagcccggcggcgggaggagcggcggcggggcggtgcgggTGGCGGCCTTCGGCGGGCGCTGGCTGGCGGTGctggcggtgcggggcggcggggcgcggttGGCGGcgtgcggcggcggggcggcgcgggagcTGGGCGCGCGGGTGTGGGAGGCGCggtgggcggcgggcgggcggctggcgctggcgctgggcggcggggccgtggccCTCTACGagtggcggggcggcgggagctggCTGCGGCGGGCcagctgcggcggggccggggcgctgcGCTGCGCCGCGCTGGCGGGGACGGGCTGGGCGCGGCTGGCGCtggcggcggggacggcggcgggggccgTGGTGGtgtggcgggcggcggcggccgaggccccgcggcggcggctgctgggaCACCGGGGCGCGGTGCTGGCGCTGTGCTACGCGGCACCGCGGGGGCTGCTGGCCTCGGCCTCGGAGGACCGCAGCGTGCGGCTCTGGGCCGTGGGCGAGctgagcggcggggagcggggcggggaggggtcgTGCCTGCTGGTGTGCTACGGGCACGGGGCGCGGGTGGCCGCCGTGGGGCTGCGGGGGCCCTGCCCGGTCAGCGCCGGCGAGGACGGCACCTGTCTGCAGTgggacggcggcggggccgtgcggcgggcgcggcgggggcacCGCGGGGCTCTGCGGGCCCTGGCCCTGCGCCCCGCTGGCGGCTGCCTCGCCACGGGCGGCGACGACGGCGGGGTCCGGTTCTGGAGGCCCCGGCGGGAggccccgggcgcggccccgctgccggaggcgctgggggccccggggcggccgcgggccgtggcgctggcggggccgcggcgggtgCTGGCGCTGGGCGAGGCGGGCGGGCTGGCGGCCTAcgaggcagcggcggggcggtgggcgccggtgctgcccccccccgagccccccgccgccggaggGGCCCGGGGGATGCTGGTGGCCACCCCGCTGCCTGGCGAGGCCCAGGCCCTCTGCGCGGTGGCCGGCGGCGATGGGTGCCTCACCATCTTCGCCCTGGGCTGCCCCAGGGCCGCTGCCACACTGCGGCCGTTCGAGGGGGCCGTGCGCGGGCTGAGCTGGGCCCCCCGCCCTGGGCTGCCCCCCGACACCGCCGCCGCCCTCCTGGCCTCCGGGCCCGATGGGGTGATGCTCTGGCTGGACGTCACCCACCGCCCCGGGCAGGCGCCCCGGGTGCAGCCCATGGGACGGTACCTGCTGCCCCTCTGCAAGGACCGCTGGCACACCTGCGCCACCTTCCCGCCCCAGGGAGGGCTCCTGGTCTGCGGGGACCGCCGCGGctccctgctcctcttcccctgcagcggctccccggggcgggctgcggaAGGCACCGGTGTCACCGACAGTGGCACCGACCCGGTCGGCAGCGAGTCGCAGCCCTCTCGCTTGTTGGGCGACGGGACGCTCCACCTCCAGAAGCCGCTGTGCGTGCTCTTTGGACTCCACGGGAAAGCAGGGGTTACCTCGGTGACGTGCCACGGGGGCTACATTTACAGCACCGGCCGGGACGGTGTCTACCGCCAGCTCCGCctgcagggccagcagctggAGGTGCTGCGGAAGCACCGGCCCTGCAAAGGGCTGCAGTGGATCGAGGAGCTGCGCTTCACCCCAGACGGGGATCTGCTCGTGCTGGGCTTTCACGCCTACAGATTTGTGGTGTGGAGCAGCAGGACCAGCGAGAACCTCCACTGCATCCCCTGCGGCGGCGGGCACCGCTCCTGGAGCTACTGCAGCGGCCCCTCGGCTGAGGCCTTCGCCTTCATCAAGGGCGGGGACGTGATGCTGTACCAGTGCGAGGCCGAGCCATGCGAGCAGCAGGTGCTCCTGGCGTCCCTGCACGGGCGGGAGATCACCTGCGTGCGGCgtctgggggctgtgggggtgcCCGGCCACGCCGCCCTTAACGTCTTCGTCACTGGCAGCGATGACACCACGGTCTGCGTCCTGACGCTCAGTGAGCGCTCACGGGCAGCCGTGCCCCTCGCCTGGCTCAGCGACCACATCTCCAGCATCAGGGCGCTGGCGCTGGCCGGTGCGGGACCCGGCGACAAGGACTTTGGCAGTGAGGGCTTG
This region includes:
- the WDR6 gene encoding tRNA (34-2'-O)-methyltransferase regulator WDR6 translates to MSGGRGGGGAKMESVALVAPVTALEFAGDVLLAGTGPEVAAFRLSGGGPAAAAGRRSVLREASVQGLRAEPGGGRSGGGAVRVAAFGGRWLAVLAVRGGGARLAACGGGAARELGARVWEARWAAGGRLALALGGGAVALYEWRGGGSWLRRASCGGAGALRCAALAGTGWARLALAAGTAAGAVVVWRAAAAEAPRRRLLGHRGAVLALCYAAPRGLLASASEDRSVRLWAVGELSGGERGGEGSCLLVCYGHGARVAAVGLRGPCPVSAGEDGTCLQWDGGGAVRRARRGHRGALRALALRPAGGCLATGGDDGGVRFWRPRREAPGAAPLPEALGAPGRPRAVALAGPRRVLALGEAGGLAAYEAAAGRWAPVLPPPEPPAAGGARGMLVATPLPGEAQALCAVAGGDGCLTIFALGCPRAAATLRPFEGAVRGLSWAPRPGLPPDTAAALLASGPDGVMLWLDVTHRPGQAPRVQPMGRYLLPLCKDRWHTCATFPPQGGLLVCGDRRGSLLLFPCSGSPGRAAEGTGVTDSGTDPVGSESQPSRLLGDGTLHLQKPLCVLFGLHGKAGVTSVTCHGGYIYSTGRDGVYRQLRLQGQQLEVLRKHRPCKGLQWIEELRFTPDGDLLVLGFHAYRFVVWSSRTSENLHCIPCGGGHRSWSYCSGPSAEAFAFIKGGDVMLYQCEAEPCEQQVLLASLHGREITCVRRLGAVGVPGHAALNVFVTGSDDTTVCVLTLSERSRAAVPLAWLSDHISSIRALALAGAGPGDKDFGSEGLSALLFSAGGRAQIECNRLLCTGDPASERAMACQVVHVASHRLDEHWERKKNRHKLVKMDPETRYMSLSVVPGTSSEQLPTPWKFLAAACSDGSVRVFGLLEAAQKLVLVAESFHHQRCVLKVEAFLHVPAAGERKHLLCSAATDGIVAFWDITRPIANATDALRRGEGEMQPLALGAPLLTVTAHSCGVNSLHVRRTPEGRYLVASGSDDGSVHVCLLEVATGEAAAGTCLRVLERAARPCAHAAHVTGIRVLRPDLLLSASVDQRLTLWHRGPGGLDELSTTFFHVPDLAELDCWEVAGAGGELRYCCVLCGQGLEMLQGTAPPEHPLPEAPQ